One window of Catonella massiliensis genomic DNA carries:
- the kduI gene encoding 5-dehydro-4-deoxy-D-glucuronate isomerase: MDIRYSVNQRDFKRYTTEEVRGEFLIENLYKKDEVVAVYSHVDRMVTLGCMPVNEAVSISKGIDVWANFGTDYFLERREIGIFNIGGAGKIKADGEVFEMGYKDCLYITKGTKEVTFESNSPENPAKFYMVSAPAHTSYKTTFISIEKAAKKPLGSMETSNKRVINQFIHPDVLKTCQLSMGMTVLEPGSVWNTMPAHTHERRMEIYMYFEVPENQVVFHMMGEGQETRHIVMQNEQAVISPSWSIHSGAGTSNYTFIWAMGGENQAFDDMDNIATTDLR; encoded by the coding sequence ATGGATATTAGATATTCGGTTAATCAGAGAGATTTTAAGCGTTATACCACAGAGGAAGTAAGGGGAGAATTCCTTATTGAGAATCTGTATAAAAAGGATGAGGTAGTTGCAGTATATTCTCACGTTGACAGAATGGTGACACTTGGCTGTATGCCTGTAAATGAGGCAGTTTCCATCAGCAAGGGCATAGATGTATGGGCAAACTTCGGTACAGACTATTTTCTTGAAAGACGTGAAATAGGTATTTTCAATATAGGCGGGGCAGGTAAGATAAAGGCGGATGGAGAAGTTTTTGAAATGGGCTACAAGGACTGCCTTTATATTACAAAGGGTACAAAGGAAGTGACATTTGAAAGCAATTCTCCTGAAAATCCTGCTAAATTTTATATGGTAAGTGCACCTGCCCATACCTCATACAAGACCACTTTCATATCTATTGAAAAGGCTGCAAAAAAGCCTCTTGGAAGTATGGAGACATCTAATAAAAGAGTAATTAATCAGTTCATTCATCCTGATGTACTTAAGACCTGCCAGCTTTCAATGGGAATGACAGTACTTGAGCCGGGAAGTGTATGGAATACCATGCCTGCGCATACACACGAGAGAAGAATGGAAATCTACATGTACTTTGAAGTACCTGAGAATCAGGTTGTCTTTCATATGATGGGTGAGGGACAGGAGACAAGACATATTGTAATGCAGAATGAACAGGCTGTGATATCACCATCCTGGAGCATACATTCAGGTGCAGGAACATCTAATTATACCTTTATATGGGCTATGGGTGGAGAAAACCAGGCATTTGATGATATGGACAATATAGCAACTACTGATTTGAGATAG
- a CDS encoding gluconate 5-dehydrogenase: MENIMKQYDLTGKVALVTGASYGIGFAIAKGLASAGATIVFNDRREELVEKGIEAYKEEGIKAYGYVCDVTDEDAVEELVAKVEKEVGIIDILVNNAGIIKRIPMCEMKASEFREVIDIDLNGPFIMSKAVIPSMIKKGHGKIINICSMMSELGRETVSAYAAAKGGLKMLTKNIASEFGEHNIQCNGIGPGYIATPQTAPLREKQADGSRHPFDSFIIAKTPAARWGEPEDLAGPAVFLASDASNFVNGHILYVDGGILAYIGKQP; the protein is encoded by the coding sequence ATGGAAAACATAATGAAACAGTACGATTTGACAGGAAAGGTGGCACTTGTTACAGGTGCTTCATACGGAATAGGCTTTGCCATAGCTAAGGGACTTGCTTCTGCAGGTGCGACCATAGTGTTTAACGACAGAAGAGAAGAACTTGTGGAAAAGGGAATTGAGGCTTACAAGGAAGAGGGAATAAAGGCCTACGGCTATGTATGCGATGTAACAGATGAGGATGCAGTGGAAGAGCTGGTAGCAAAGGTTGAAAAAGAGGTTGGAATCATCGACATTCTTGTCAACAATGCAGGTATCATCAAGCGCATACCTATGTGTGAGATGAAGGCTTCAGAGTTCAGAGAGGTAATAGACATTGACTTAAACGGACCTTTCATCATGTCAAAGGCTGTAATACCAAGCATGATTAAAAAGGGACATGGAAAGATAATCAATATCTGCTCAATGATGAGCGAACTTGGAAGAGAGACTGTAAGTGCTTATGCAGCAGCAAAGGGTGGCCTTAAGATGCTTACCAAGAATATCGCATCTGAATTCGGCGAGCATAACATCCAGTGTAATGGAATAGGACCGGGCTACATTGCTACGCCTCAGACAGCTCCTCTTAGAGAGAAGCAGGCAGACGGCTCAAGACATCCTTTTGATTCATTTATAATTGCCAAGACTCCTGCCGCACGCTGGGGTGAGCCTGAAGATTTGGCAGGCCCTGCAGTATTTTTAGCATCTGATGCGTCAAACTTTGTAAATGGACACATCCTATATGTGGATGGAGGAATACTTGCGTACATCGGAAAGCAGCCTTAA
- a CDS encoding polysaccharide lyase 8 family protein, translating into MKLSGVRKKVSWILALVLCTQILMPSTPVVAKASLAEDTTMSDKSSATESEVNSIEVVKGSTALIKTPEGFKEPITWTTIFKDSNGNPIKNVGSKKKKDELKNGEKDGDRSEGIAKTDHIAKIESTDDGGLITAFEKGVVYAKAVDSEGKSKEWKVNVLYTAKENLPAVTSEDYKRLIGKWTAQLVGENPDTNDAAIMETINSLNTQAQALWDSYRYKGQSACADVPWPDEIGKKGNKNIEFARDAVEFRQTFKNVLLMAKAYRLEHGALYNNKALLNDMINILDWLTDNCYRPQSQTDNWWTWEIGIPKDIVPTLILLADDLTKEQKEKFTEGVRFFQPDPYHGGSIGTGSTHVLGYRMQYAANRVDNSMTALGIGLLLEDNESVYLASEASSSVLEFVSVEDSTKLAEKGYPNGYYKDGSYIDHSRTPYAGSYGIVVLEGIVNISAILSNSPWQFSSDKANILENIFVKTYGMGVYNGLMLDNLRGRAVSREMVTDKSIGRQVMTYIIKSLDTVSETGRQTLLNYLKNWLAADSEFVGTLKELNEIVVKQKAQEIIGNAGISGVVERAHKNYPLMDRAVHRTDNWLFALSMYSERILNTEIMNGENLYGWHQSDGMTYLYGKDTSYYNDNYWNTINPFRLPGTTTVSKNIGNGVKDSSGFYQDGDYTSKEAWVGGSELGGYGINGMSLSGENDSKTPYEPNLRALKSYFMFGDEIVCLGSGINDKDSNFITETTVENRKLNDTASNQITLNGNKLELTPVNVNVAEIVKGEGLGTGVASMEGKALENVKWVHLEGNVEGDKVGFYFPKEAGELKARIAASTGNWGNINLTATADVVKNYFELWFDHGKNPQNAEYSYVILPGRTEEEMKEYEKNPSVEILANTDEVQAVGYKNKSVIGANFWQDKVASVSGISSDKKASIIVKQSGDVVEIGVSDPTMKNLGTIEVDIDKEFGEVISADPNVTVAANNGKVHLVVNTAGKNGDTSYAVVRLKTNKSSETTGIPVIPVIPAKKHSTPEVQVADDKTPEGKVIDGSSNNAAREKKNTALKKIRLNFNLTKAEVKKGIKKLSKILVKKITLKKAAKEPADLSLSVRDEKKKVIYSWFISGKELAASKSKFKDLGLGLKVIPSAKIKPLKSLLKGKNGTVVSFTYRGKFPATATIKLHDKLFKYPRNTKLYVYKYNEKKNRIEKASGSEVNAVSKGVITLKISKGSDYLILPNKLGK; encoded by the coding sequence ATGAAACTTAGTGGGGTAAGAAAAAAAGTCAGTTGGATTTTAGCACTTGTTTTATGTACACAAATACTTATGCCTTCTACACCTGTAGTTGCAAAGGCTTCTTTGGCGGAGGATACAACCATGTCGGATAAAAGTAGCGCTACAGAAAGTGAAGTAAACAGTATTGAGGTTGTAAAAGGAAGTACAGCCTTAATTAAGACTCCTGAGGGATTTAAGGAGCCAATCACCTGGACTACTATTTTCAAGGATTCAAATGGCAATCCTATTAAAAACGTAGGAAGCAAGAAAAAGAAGGATGAATTAAAGAACGGTGAAAAAGATGGGGACCGCTCTGAGGGTATAGCTAAGACAGACCATATAGCAAAGATAGAAAGCACAGATGACGGTGGACTTATAACGGCTTTTGAAAAGGGAGTGGTATATGCAAAGGCTGTTGACAGCGAGGGTAAGAGCAAAGAGTGGAAGGTAAATGTATTATATACAGCAAAAGAAAATCTTCCGGCAGTAACTTCTGAAGATTATAAGAGGCTTATAGGGAAGTGGACTGCTCAACTGGTAGGAGAAAATCCTGATACGAATGATGCCGCTATTATGGAGACAATTAATAGTCTAAACACACAGGCTCAGGCATTGTGGGATAGTTACAGATATAAGGGACAGTCTGCCTGCGCAGATGTTCCTTGGCCTGATGAAATCGGCAAGAAGGGTAATAAGAACATAGAGTTTGCAAGGGATGCAGTTGAATTCAGACAGACCTTTAAGAATGTACTTTTGATGGCAAAAGCATATCGTTTGGAGCATGGTGCGCTGTATAACAACAAAGCCTTGCTTAATGACATGATAAACATACTTGATTGGCTGACAGATAACTGCTATCGTCCACAGTCTCAGACTGACAACTGGTGGACCTGGGAGATAGGTATTCCTAAGGATATAGTTCCTACCCTCATACTTTTAGCGGATGATTTAACCAAGGAGCAGAAAGAAAAGTTCACTGAGGGAGTTAGATTCTTCCAGCCTGACCCTTATCATGGTGGCTCTATTGGCACAGGCTCTACTCATGTACTAGGATATCGCATGCAGTATGCGGCAAATAGAGTGGATAACTCGATGACTGCACTTGGAATAGGTTTATTGCTTGAAGACAATGAGTCTGTGTATCTTGCAAGTGAAGCCTCATCCTCTGTGCTTGAATTTGTTTCAGTTGAGGATAGTACAAAACTTGCTGAAAAAGGCTACCCAAACGGATATTATAAGGACGGTTCCTATATAGACCACTCACGTACTCCTTATGCAGGTTCTTACGGAATAGTAGTACTTGAGGGTATAGTGAATATATCAGCAATTTTAAGCAATTCTCCTTGGCAGTTCAGCTCTGACAAGGCAAATATATTGGAGAATATCTTTGTAAAAACCTATGGTATGGGTGTTTACAATGGTTTAATGTTAGATAACTTAAGAGGCAGAGCTGTCTCAAGAGAAATGGTTACTGACAAATCAATTGGACGCCAGGTAATGACATATATTATCAAGTCACTAGACACTGTTAGTGAAACCGGACGACAGACATTATTGAACTATCTTAAGAACTGGCTGGCTGCAGACTCTGAGTTTGTTGGAACCCTAAAAGAACTTAATGAAATCGTTGTAAAGCAAAAGGCTCAGGAAATAATCGGAAATGCAGGTATTTCAGGAGTTGTTGAAAGAGCTCATAAGAACTATCCTCTGATGGATAGGGCAGTTCACAGAACTGACAATTGGCTCTTTGCCCTCAGTATGTATTCTGAAAGAATCTTAAATACTGAGATTATGAACGGCGAGAATCTCTATGGATGGCATCAGAGTGATGGTATGACCTATCTTTATGGCAAGGATACCAGTTACTACAATGATAATTACTGGAATACCATCAATCCTTTCCGCTTACCGGGAACTACAACTGTGTCAAAGAATATAGGAAATGGCGTAAAGGATAGCAGCGGCTTCTATCAGGACGGAGATTATACATCTAAAGAGGCCTGGGTTGGCGGAAGTGAGCTTGGTGGCTATGGTATAAACGGTATGTCACTTTCAGGAGAAAATGACTCAAAGACACCTTATGAGCCTAATCTTAGAGCGTTAAAGTCATACTTTATGTTTGGTGATGAAATAGTATGCTTAGGTTCAGGAATAAATGATAAAGACAGCAATTTTATCACAGAAACAACTGTTGAAAATAGGAAGCTAAATGATACTGCATCAAATCAGATTACATTGAACGGGAATAAGCTTGAACTCACACCTGTTAATGTAAATGTGGCTGAGATTGTAAAGGGTGAAGGCCTTGGAACAGGAGTGGCTTCCATGGAAGGAAAGGCGCTTGAGAATGTTAAGTGGGTTCACCTTGAGGGCAATGTAGAGGGAGATAAGGTTGGATTCTATTTCCCTAAGGAAGCGGGAGAGTTAAAGGCAAGGATAGCAGCCAGCACAGGTAACTGGGGCAATATCAACCTTACAGCTACTGCGGATGTAGTTAAAAACTACTTTGAACTGTGGTTTGACCATGGCAAGAATCCTCAGAATGCCGAGTATTCATATGTAATTCTTCCGGGTAGAACTGAGGAAGAGATGAAGGAATATGAGAAGAATCCTTCTGTAGAAATCCTTGCAAATACCGATGAAGTACAGGCTGTAGGCTACAAGAACAAGAGCGTAATCGGTGCAAACTTCTGGCAGGACAAGGTGGCAAGTGTAAGTGGCATAAGTTCTGATAAGAAGGCATCAATCATTGTGAAGCAAAGTGGTGATGTGGTTGAAATCGGGGTATCCGATCCTACCATGAAAAATCTTGGTACAATTGAAGTAGACATCGACAAGGAATTTGGTGAGGTTATCAGTGCAGATCCTAATGTTACTGTAGCCGCAAATAACGGAAAGGTTCATCTTGTTGTAAATACTGCAGGTAAAAACGGTGATACCTCTTATGCTGTGGTAAGATTAAAAACAAATAAGTCTTCTGAGACTACAGGTATTCCTGTAATCCCTGTAATTCCTGCCAAGAAACATTCTACACCTGAAGTTCAGGTTGCCGATGATAAGACACCTGAGGGTAAGGTGATAGATGGAAGTAGCAATAACGCTGCCAGAGAAAAGAAGAATACTGCACTTAAAAAGATAAGGCTTAACTTTAACCTTACAAAGGCTGAGGTAAAGAAAGGTATTAAGAAACTTTCCAAGATATTGGTTAAAAAGATCACACTGAAGAAGGCTGCGAAGGAGCCGGCTGATTTGAGCCTTTCTGTAAGAGATGAGAAAAAGAAGGTGATTTACTCATGGTTTATAAGCGGAAAGGAACTTGCGGCTTCTAAGAGTAAGTTTAAGGACCTTGGCTTAGGCTTAAAGGTTATTCCATCAGCCAAGATAAAGCCTTTAAAATCATTGCTTAAAGGTAAGAATGGAACTGTGGTTTCATTCACATATAGGGGTAAATTCCCTGCTACTGCTACCATTAAGCTACACGATAAGCTCTTTAAATATCCAAGGAATACAAAGCTCTATGTATATAAATACAATGAGAAGAAAAACAGGATAGAAAAAGCTAGCGGAAGTGAAGTAAATGCTGTGAGCAAGGGAGTGATAACTCTTAAAATATCAAAGGGTTCAGACTACCTGATTTTACCTAATAAACTTGGTAAGTAG
- a CDS encoding transglutaminase-like domain-containing protein — translation MKKNLKMLLALGMVACITVGCGSKASNNAASSAKSAASSAKSTVSETKSAASTASTTTSASSTASTATSSVSSAKTDEKQSVAGMVTNVINMTKYEKGKKVRVWLPVPHNSEYQTVENVVYEAGMVKAQMNTDSNGNQILYVEWDKDIVPHHRVIKLMFDVKRDEVLRPELKEDDKEELTAEIKKYLEPSKNLPLNDQVKNKAKEVTEGKTTDLEKARAIYDWVIANMNRNEDVKGCGEGDVCALLDTTMSGKCTDINSMFVALCRASGIPAREHFGIRINADDITKNQHCWAEFYLKGTGWVSADPADVLKAVLKNGWTKDQKETKEKQEYYWGNCDAERIILADGRDLTLTPAQDGEPLNDFGYPYAEVDGKKVDNYTPDQFIYTYSFVKK, via the coding sequence ATGAAAAAGAATCTGAAAATGTTGTTAGCATTAGGCATGGTAGCCTGTATTACTGTGGGCTGTGGAAGTAAGGCAAGTAATAATGCTGCCAGCTCTGCAAAGAGTGCTGCAAGTTCTGCAAAGAGTACAGTAAGTGAGACTAAGAGCGCTGCATCTACTGCCTCTACCACAACCTCAGCCAGTTCAACAGCAAGTACAGCGACAAGCTCTGTAAGCTCTGCAAAGACTGACGAGAAACAGTCTGTTGCAGGTATGGTAACTAACGTAATTAATATGACCAAATACGAGAAGGGCAAGAAGGTTCGTGTTTGGCTTCCTGTTCCGCATAACAGTGAATATCAGACAGTTGAAAATGTAGTGTATGAAGCAGGTATGGTAAAGGCTCAGATGAATACAGATTCAAACGGCAACCAGATACTCTATGTTGAATGGGATAAAGATATAGTGCCTCATCACAGAGTAATTAAACTTATGTTTGATGTAAAAAGAGATGAAGTCCTTCGTCCTGAACTTAAAGAAGATGATAAAGAAGAACTTACAGCTGAAATAAAGAAATATCTTGAGCCTTCTAAGAACCTTCCTCTTAATGACCAGGTAAAGAATAAGGCTAAAGAAGTTACCGAAGGAAAGACTACTGACCTTGAAAAGGCAAGAGCCATCTATGACTGGGTTATTGCCAATATGAACCGTAACGAGGATGTAAAGGGCTGTGGAGAAGGCGATGTCTGCGCTCTCTTAGATACAACAATGTCAGGAAAATGTACAGATATCAACTCTATGTTTGTAGCACTTTGCCGTGCATCAGGCATCCCTGCAAGAGAGCATTTCGGTATCCGTATAAACGCTGATGACATCACAAAGAATCAGCATTGTTGGGCAGAGTTCTACTTAAAGGGTACAGGCTGGGTATCTGCAGATCCTGCAGACGTATTAAAGGCAGTCCTTAAGAATGGCTGGACTAAAGACCAGAAGGAAACAAAGGAGAAGCAGGAATACTACTGGGGCAACTGCGATGCAGAAAGAATCATACTTGCTGACGGTAGAGACCTCACCCTAACTCCAGCACAGGATGGTGAGCCACTTAATGACTTCGGTTATCCTTATGCTGAGGTTGACGGAAAAAAGGTTGATAATTATACTCCTGATCAGTTCATTTATACCTATAGCTTTGTAAAGAAATAA
- a CDS encoding glycerol dehydrogenase: MERLRMMRAPLKYVQGKGALLHFHKEMEYMGKRWLFVCSNSGYKCCHDELEKSFEGKDDYRRYEVFGGISSISEIKKMQDIIVADKIDVVVAVGGGSAVDAAKAAAYYENKRIVIIPTVAATDAPCTGLSVIYNDDGSFNKYLFYPQNPDAVLVDSDVIAKAPVKFLIAGMGDALGTYFEGRASLRTESPSLEGGGITRAGMAIAKTCYETLRTHGKAAVVACENNVVTPALDAVIEAAVYLSGVGADNVNCAAPHSFYNGLTSLGGHDAYHGNCVAFGTLVQLTLEGADKAEFEDIQDFCLEVGLPITLSELGDFTDEEIHTMSKNACVEGETIHNLAGDVTPEELYCAIIATDALGKKRLGK, encoded by the coding sequence ATGGAACGTTTAAGAATGATGCGTGCACCACTCAAGTATGTACAGGGAAAAGGAGCCCTTCTTCACTTTCACAAAGAAATGGAATACATGGGCAAGAGATGGTTATTTGTCTGTTCCAACAGCGGTTACAAATGCTGCCACGATGAGTTAGAAAAGAGCTTTGAGGGTAAGGATGATTACCGCAGATATGAGGTATTCGGAGGAATATCCAGTATCAGCGAGATAAAGAAGATGCAGGATATAATTGTGGCTGATAAAATAGATGTAGTAGTTGCAGTAGGTGGTGGCTCAGCAGTTGATGCAGCCAAGGCAGCAGCTTACTATGAGAATAAGAGAATAGTTATTATCCCGACAGTTGCCGCTACAGATGCACCTTGTACCGGACTTTCAGTTATTTATAATGATGATGGAAGCTTTAATAAATACCTTTTCTATCCACAGAATCCTGATGCGGTTTTAGTGGACAGTGACGTAATAGCAAAGGCTCCTGTTAAGTTTTTGATTGCAGGAATGGGAGATGCTTTGGGTACCTACTTCGAGGGAAGAGCTTCACTTCGTACTGAGTCTCCTAGCCTTGAGGGTGGCGGTATCACAAGGGCTGGTATGGCTATTGCAAAGACCTGCTATGAGACTTTAAGAACTCATGGAAAGGCAGCAGTTGTTGCCTGTGAGAATAATGTTGTTACCCCTGCTCTTGATGCTGTTATAGAGGCAGCTGTTTATCTATCAGGCGTAGGTGCTGATAATGTAAACTGTGCAGCGCCACATTCATTCTACAATGGTCTTACATCTTTGGGTGGACATGATGCCTACCATGGTAACTGCGTAGCATTTGGTACCCTAGTGCAGCTTACTCTTGAGGGAGCTGACAAAGCAGAGTTTGAGGATATTCAGGACTTCTGCCTTGAGGTAGGACTTCCTATCACACTTTCAGAACTTGGTGATTTCACAGATGAAGAGATTCATACTATGTCTAAAAATGCCTGTGTAGAAGGTGAAACCATTCATAACCTTGCAGGAGATGTAACACCTGAAGAACTCTACTGCGCTATCATTGCAACAGATGCTTTAGGAAAAAAGAGACTTGGAAAGTAA
- the mgtA gene encoding magnesium-translocating P-type ATPase yields MNNKTDSFDTTCQRKGIQTMGLMDEKITSSVSKSEGVEAEFRGIAAKEKGELLKELSCSDKGISDDEREERLEKYGYNDLSANQKHSWLYFIVHSFTDAFILVLLVLSLVTFVVEKDVVSGVIILALACMSAVIRFVQDYGSYLDMQKLKEMEHDTVRIQVPGENGPEVREVPVEEVVPGDIQLIGSGDIVCGDLYLLESRDLFVSVSAFTGESIPVEKTVGADLRNVNAAELNNICLGGSTVNSGTGLGVVVRTGKSSYLGKISSTIHTKKKETDFDRSLAKITRILITYMVVVVLFVLLINGLVKKNWLEAFLFAISVAVGITPGMLPMIVNGTLAKGAKFLAKKKTIVKNMSAIQNLGAIDVLCTDKTGTLTMDNVILQNYYDINGEESHLVLNYAWMNAYYSTGVKNLIDRAILAYGQENDVNKYAGGYVKTDEIPYDFERRRMSVLVSNPGGMHLDGGVEELLPKPNEEVLITKGALESVLECCSRIRVKGEYNNISEADLDRIKALADRLNQEGMHVIGVAAKKRSIDAPTVFHAEDENDLTFLGIVAFLDPPKPDAKEAIHGLYDAGVHVKVISGDAPVVVEHVCKLVGMRTDGQKAITGSDIENMSDEALSSVVENNDIFARLSPMQKKRVVDAIRKNGHVVGYMGDGVNDAPSLHDADVGISVDNATDVAKASADIILLEKSLTVILNGIYEGRRIYGNILKYMKMALSGNFGNVFSVLIASIFLPFLPILPLQILIQNLIYDFTQIAIPWDNVDDEFLQGPHKWNSASLVSFMNVMGGVSSVFDVMTFLVLWFVLGYNTLGMQNYFQTGWFVEGLISQILIVQFIRTAKRPIIESRCDARLGLASALGILAAISIPFIFDRTSNAVFTKMPAEFFVFLILILVLYSVTIEIVKKFYTRKYGAWL; encoded by the coding sequence ATGAATAACAAAACAGATAGTTTTGATACTACCTGCCAAAGGAAAGGGATTCAAACTATGGGCTTAATGGATGAAAAGATAACGAGCTCTGTGTCAAAATCAGAGGGGGTTGAGGCAGAGTTTAGGGGTATTGCCGCGAAAGAGAAGGGAGAGCTTCTTAAAGAGCTTAGCTGCAGTGATAAGGGAATAAGTGATGATGAAAGGGAAGAAAGACTTGAAAAATACGGATACAATGACCTATCCGCAAATCAAAAGCACAGCTGGCTGTATTTTATAGTTCACAGCTTCACTGATGCGTTTATTTTGGTGTTGCTTGTATTGTCGTTAGTTACCTTCGTTGTTGAGAAGGATGTTGTTTCCGGAGTAATTATACTTGCTCTTGCCTGCATGAGTGCAGTCATAAGGTTTGTGCAGGACTACGGTTCTTACCTTGACATGCAAAAGCTTAAGGAAATGGAACATGATACAGTCAGGATACAGGTTCCGGGTGAAAATGGTCCTGAAGTAAGAGAAGTGCCTGTTGAAGAGGTTGTGCCGGGAGACATACAGTTAATTGGATCAGGAGACATTGTATGCGGTGACTTATATCTTCTTGAAAGCAGGGACTTGTTTGTATCCGTTTCAGCATTTACAGGGGAATCAATTCCTGTAGAAAAGACTGTTGGTGCAGATTTACGAAATGTAAATGCTGCTGAATTAAACAATATATGCCTTGGTGGCTCTACTGTTAACTCAGGAACAGGCCTTGGTGTTGTGGTACGCACAGGGAAGAGCTCATATCTTGGCAAAATTTCTTCCACAATACATACAAAGAAGAAAGAGACTGACTTTGACCGCAGTCTTGCAAAGATAACAAGGATACTTATTACCTACATGGTAGTTGTAGTTTTATTTGTGCTCCTAATCAATGGACTGGTTAAGAAGAACTGGCTTGAGGCCTTCCTCTTTGCAATTTCAGTTGCAGTAGGCATTACGCCCGGTATGCTCCCAATGATTGTAAATGGTACTCTGGCAAAGGGTGCAAAGTTTCTTGCAAAGAAGAAAACGATTGTTAAAAACATGTCAGCCATTCAGAATCTTGGCGCGATTGACGTTCTTTGTACAGACAAGACTGGAACATTGACAATGGACAATGTAATTTTGCAGAATTATTATGATATTAACGGTGAAGAATCACATCTGGTACTTAATTATGCGTGGATGAACGCATATTACTCAACAGGAGTTAAGAACCTGATTGATAGGGCTATTTTAGCCTATGGGCAAGAAAATGATGTAAATAAGTATGCGGGAGGATATGTAAAGACTGACGAGATTCCTTATGACTTTGAGCGCCGTAGAATGAGCGTGCTTGTATCTAATCCTGGAGGAATGCACTTAGACGGAGGCGTTGAGGAATTGCTTCCTAAGCCAAATGAAGAGGTGCTTATTACAAAGGGAGCCCTAGAGTCTGTACTTGAGTGCTGCAGCCGTATTAGAGTGAAGGGGGAGTATAACAATATCAGTGAGGCTGATTTGGATAGGATAAAAGCCCTGGCTGACAGGCTAAATCAAGAAGGTATGCACGTAATTGGGGTTGCAGCAAAGAAAAGAAGTATTGACGCTCCAACAGTCTTTCATGCAGAGGATGAAAATGATTTGACATTCTTAGGAATTGTCGCATTTCTTGACCCTCCTAAGCCTGATGCAAAGGAAGCAATACACGGTCTCTACGATGCAGGAGTTCACGTAAAGGTAATCTCGGGAGACGCACCTGTAGTTGTAGAACACGTATGTAAGCTGGTTGGAATGAGGACAGATGGACAGAAGGCCATAACAGGCTCTGACATTGAAAATATGAGTGATGAGGCTCTGTCATCCGTTGTTGAGAACAATGACATATTTGCACGTCTATCTCCAATGCAGAAGAAGCGTGTGGTAGATGCCATAAGGAAGAACGGCCACGTTGTAGGATATATGGGAGATGGTGTAAATGATGCGCCAAGCCTTCACGATGCGGATGTAGGTATATCAGTAGATAATGCAACAGACGTAGCAAAGGCAAGTGCAGATATCATTCTCTTAGAGAAGAGTCTGACTGTCATATTAAACGGTATTTATGAGGGAAGACGAATCTATGGCAATATACTTAAGTATATGAAAATGGCTCTCTCAGGCAATTTCGGAAATGTATTTTCAGTGCTTATTGCCTCCATTTTCCTGCCATTTTTACCAATACTGCCTCTGCAGATTCTGATTCAGAACCTAATATACGATTTCACTCAGATTGCGATACCTTGGGACAATGTTGATGATGAGTTCCTACAGGGACCACACAAGTGGAACAGTGCCTCACTTGTGTCATTTATGAATGTTATGGGCGGTGTGTCATCAGTATTTGATGTAATGACCTTCTTAGTTCTCTGGTTCGTTCTGGGCTACAATACACTTGGAATGCAGAACTATTTCCAGACGGGATGGTTTGTTGAAGGACTCATCTCGCAGATACTGATAGTTCAGTTTATACGTACTGCCAAGAGGCCGATTATTGAATCAAGATGTGATGCAAGGCTTGGACTGGCATCTGCACTTGGCATACTGGCAGCTATTTCAATTCCTTTCATATTCGACAGGACTTCAAATGCTGTATTTACCAAGATGCCGGCAGAATTCTTTGTGTTCTTGATACTAATTTTAGTGCTATACAGCGTCACAATTGAGATTGTAAAGAAGTTTTATACCAGAAAATACGGAGCTTGGCTGTAA
- a CDS encoding class I SAM-dependent methyltransferase: protein MFWDKIAGFYDFFEKCFNGEVNKKLVTEVAGLIDKNDTVLECACGTGMITRGIAPRCREVVATDFSEGMLGQARKNCVHLKNVKIEKADIMHLGYEDEAFDKVVAGNVIHLLDEPYKALEELMRVCKNGGYVIVPTYINNKTEGKPKLVVKCLEKLGADFKKEFTFDSYKQFFAKAGFEEVQYKLIKGKLPCAIAVIGKN from the coding sequence ATGTTTTGGGATAAGATAGCGGGATTTTATGATTTTTTTGAAAAATGCTTCAATGGGGAAGTGAACAAAAAGCTTGTGACGGAAGTTGCAGGCCTGATTGATAAAAATGATACAGTTTTAGAGTGTGCCTGTGGAACAGGGATGATAACAAGGGGTATTGCACCTAGATGTAGAGAGGTTGTGGCAACAGATTTTTCTGAAGGCATGTTAGGGCAGGCGCGAAAGAACTGCGTTCACTTAAAGAATGTGAAGATAGAAAAAGCTGATATTATGCACCTTGGGTATGAGGATGAAGCATTTGATAAGGTTGTAGCAGGAAATGTTATACATTTGCTTGATGAACCCTATAAAGCCCTTGAGGAGCTTATGCGGGTATGTAAAAATGGTGGATATGTCATCGTTCCAACATATATCAATAATAAGACTGAGGGTAAGCCAAAACTTGTTGTTAAATGCTTAGAAAAACTAGGGGCAGATTTTAAGAAGGAGTTTACCTTTGACTCTTACAAGCAGTTCTTTGCTAAAGCAGGCTTTGAAGAGGTTCAATATAAGCTTATAAAGGGGAAGCTGCCATGTGCGATAGCGGTGATTGGGAAGAACTAG